ACGGCATCCCGGAGTTCCGCCTTCCCAAGGCCATTGTGGGTAGAGAGGTGAAGTACCTCCAGAGGCTCGGGGTGGACCTGAGATTGAACCATGTCATCGGGAAGATCCGGACCATCGATCAATTGATGAAGGAGGATGGATACGATGCCGTGTTCATCGGCAGCGGGGCGGGACTCCCCTGGTTCATGGGCATCCCCGGTGAGAATCTGAACGGGGTCTATTCGGCTAATGAGTACCTGACCCGGAACAATCTGATGAAGGCCTTTGAGTTTCCGGTTTATGACACTCCCATCAAGAAGTTCAAAAACGTGGCCGTGATCGGAGGCGGTAACGTGGCCATGGATTCGGTGCGTACGGCCCTGCGCCTCGGAGCGGATAACGCCTACATCGTCTATCGGCGGTCCAGGACGGAGATGCCCGCCCGGAAGGAGGAGGTTGATCATGCGGAACATGAAGGGGTTCAGTTCAAAAACCTGACCGCACCGGTCCGTGTCATCGGCAACGAGCAGGGATGGGTGACCGGGCTGGAGTGCCTGAAGATGGAACTGGGTGAGCCGGATGCGTCGGGCAGACGCCGGCCGGTGCCCATCAAAGGTTCGGAGTTTACCCTCCCGATGGATGCCGTCATCATTGCCATCGGCACCAGCGCCAACCCCTTGATCGCCCAGACCACGCCGGATCTGAAGCTGAACAAAAAAGGATACATCGAGGTGGAAAACGAAACCACCTGCCGTACCAGCAAGAAAGGCGTAT
This genomic interval from Nitrospirae bacterium CG2_30_53_67 contains the following:
- a CDS encoding glutamate synthase (NADPH), homotetrameric, with the translated sequence MPEQDPHQRAKNFSSVTLGYKLEHAVTEASRCLQCKKPFCITGCPVSINIPKFIKLIQEKEFLKAVQAIKETNLLPAVCGRVCPQEDQCEKVCVVGKKGEPVAIGRLERFVADYEAEHGEVPLPELPPKTGKKVAVVGAGPGGLTVAGDLIRRGHDVTIFEALHKAGGVLVYGIPEFRLPKAIVGREVKYLQRLGVDLRLNHVIGKIRTIDQLMKEDGYDAVFIGSGAGLPWFMGIPGENLNGVYSANEYLTRNNLMKAFEFPVYDTPIKKFKNVAVIGGGNVAMDSVRTALRLGADNAYIVYRRSRTEMPARKEEVDHAEHEGVQFKNLTAPVRVIGNEQGWVTGLECLKMELGEPDASGRRRPVPIKGSEFTLPMDAVIIAIGTSANPLIAQTTPDLKLNKKGYIEVENETTCRTSKKGVFAGGDIVTGSATVILAMGAGRNAAKAIQQYLQTGEWWKPNGNQ